The Cyclopterus lumpus isolate fCycLum1 chromosome 6, fCycLum1.pri, whole genome shotgun sequence genome contains a region encoding:
- the mterf2 gene encoding transcription termination factor 2, mitochondrial has translation MLRLIATSLCIRATALPLPRRPCATLSSAENQQTVEALYDLSVDIQKVRKLKGWVLRQSPAYTKEVADMLKDMGASGSIIAQILAVHPEAVLCHPEQIQAQRELWMSVCPKQKELVGIIEKFPASFFTSSSHHDNQRNNIAYFQSLNLNKRIITKLMASAPQSFSQPVEQNELMVRTLQQAYQDLGGEEANMKIWLQKLLSQNPFVLLKPPEVLRQNLLFLRAKGFSTAELLRLLSKLKGFVTELNPDSMRRTLAYSQDTMGCSEEELREIVLNCPAVLYYPDIILAERFKGLLGAGISMSQIKETPTVLELTTQIVNYRIQRLRVRGYDARTGSLEVLNGTKKDFEMSYGKLKLGRERPMFNPVAPLKGDD, from the coding sequence ATGTTGCGTTTGATTGCGACGTCCCTGTGCATACGTGCCACAGCTCTACCGTTACCCCGAAGACCGTGTGCAACACTGAGCTCAGCAGAGAACCAGCAGACCGTGGAAGCCCTCTATGATCTCTCTGTGGACATCCAGAAGGTCCGGAAATTAAAGGGCTGGGTTCTGCGTCAGAGCCCAGCCTACACTAAGGAGGTAGCTGACATGTTGAAGGACATGGGAGCCTCGGGGTCCATCATTGCCCAGATTCTAGCAGTTCACCCCGAGGCTGTCCTCTGTCACCCAGAGCAGATCCAGGCTCAGCGGGAGCTATGGATGTCTGTGTGTCCAAAACAGAAAGAGCTGGTCGGTATCATTGAGAAATTCCCAGCCTCCTTCTTCACCTCGTCGAGCCACCATGACAACCAGCGGAACAACATCGCCTACTTTCAGAGCTTAAACCTCAACAAGCGCATCATCACCAAGCTGATGGCCAGCGCTCCACAGAGCTTCAGTCAGCCAGTGGAGCAGAACGAGCTGATGGTGCGCACCCTGCAGCAGGCCTACCAGGACCTCGGGGGTGAGGAGGCCAACATGAAGATCTGGCTTCAGAAGCTGCTGAGTCAGAACCCGTTTGTTCTCCTCAAGCCCCCCGAGGTGCTAAGGCAGAACCTGCTGTTTCTGAGGGCCAAGGGCTTCAGCACGGCCGAGCTCCTGCGCCTCCTGTCCAAACTTAAGGGCTTCGTCACCGAGCTGAACCCGGACAGCATGCGCCGCACTCTGGCGTACTCCCAGGACACCATGGGCTGCTCCGAGGAAGAGCTGCGGGAAATCGTCCTCAACTGCCCGGCAGTACTTTACTACCCTGACATCATTCTGGCTGAGCGCTTTAAGGGCCTCCTCGGCGCTGGGATCAGCATGTCTCAAATCAAGGAGACTCCGACCGTTTTGGAGCTGACCACGCAGATAGTGAATTATCGCATCCAGCGACTGAGGGTGCGCGGTTATGACGCAAGGACAGGTAGTCTGGAGGTCCTAAATGGCACGAAGAAGGACTTTGAGATGAGCTACGGGAAATTGAAGTTAGGTAGAGAGAGGCCAATGTTTAACCCCGTTGCCCCTTTAAAAGGAGATGACTGA